A genomic region of Prionailurus bengalensis isolate Pbe53 chromosome D1, Fcat_Pben_1.1_paternal_pri, whole genome shotgun sequence contains the following coding sequences:
- the ASCL3 gene encoding achaete-scute homolog 3: MMDNRSYSNLPEKLPVFSDSVHLPLTRSFYLDPMVTFHLYPDAPVPSPFSEDLPLLPFPNDSLIMENYGEPCSFSFPMPYANYRRCEYAYGPAFIRKRNERERQRVKCVNEGYAQLRHHLPEEYLEKRLSKVETLRAAIKYINYLQSLLYPDKTETKNNPEKVSSIMATTSRHSDPIFRII, encoded by the coding sequence ATGATGGACAATCGAAGCTACTCCAATCTGCCAGAAAAACTGCCTGTTTTCTCTGATTCTGTCCACTTGCCACTGACCAGGTCCTTCTATCTGGACCCCATGGTCACTTTCCACCTGTACCCTGATGCCCCAGTACCATCCCCTTTCTCTGAAGACCTGCCATTGCTGCCTTTTCCCAATGATTCCCTGATCATGGAAAATTATGGTGAACcctgctccttctccttccccatgcCTTATGCAAATTACAGAAGGTGTGAATATGCCTATGGGCCAGCCTTCATCCGGAAAAGGAATGAACGGGAAAGGCAGCGGGTAAAGTGTGTCAATGAAGGCTATGCCCAGCTCCGACATCATCTGCCAGAAGAGTACTTGGAGAAACGACTCAGCAAAGTGGAAACCCTCAGAGCTGCTATCAAGTACATTAATTACCTGCAGTCTCTTCTGTACCCTGATAAGACTGAAACCAAGAATAACCCTGAGAAAGTTTCCTCCATAATGGCAACCACCAGCCGCCACAGTGACCCCATTTTTAGAATCATTTGA